Genomic DNA from Candidatus Zixiibacteriota bacterium:
TGATCTATCGCGATGGATATTTCCGAGAGGTCACCACCAAGTGTGGTGAAACCAAGATCACCATCGAGGCGAGAACGGTTGCCGATTCGGTCATGCGCACCATCGTTGCCGAAGCCTGCAGCACGCTGGTCTACATGGAGAAGAACTTCGGACCGTATCACCATCCCGGGCTGACGCTGGTCGAGACCAGCGAATTCCCGGGGATGAACATCGGTACGGGGATTGTCACGATCGGTTCCGACATGATGGCGGGGTTCGCGCAGGGATATTACGAGGGGCTCCATTTGTGTATCGCGCAGCAATGGTTCGGAGCCGGGGCGTTTGTGCACTTTCCAACGCAGGGATACTGGTTGCTGACGGTCTCACTGCCGCACCAGATTCGGTTGATGTACGAGACGCGAGATTTTGCTCCTGAAGAGCAAGCCGCCCGCTGGGAAGAGCAACTTGATCCGTATCGCAAGTTCGCCGGTACGGAGCGCGATGTGCCACTGCTGGAGGTGGACATGCCAAACACGCAGGAGAAGGGAGCATTGATTTACAGCAAGGCGCCGCGTGTGTTCGAGGAAGTGCGGCGTTGTGTCGGCGACGAACGGTGGCGCGAGTTTCTGCGGGCGCTTTATCGAGACTATCAGGGAAAGCAACTCGACTGGCCAATCTTTGTCAGTGCGCTGGAGCCGTTTGATCAAGATCACCACTGCACCGAGAGGATGCTTCACCTCTGCACGAGCACCGGCGAGTCGGCGTTGAAATAGCAGGAGGATTTCATGAAGGCTACAGTTCGCCAGGCGTGCTTTGCCGGAAGTTTCTACCCGGGCAATGCGCGGCAATTGCAGGCGGACGTGACGGCGATGCTGGACGCGGCAGCGGTGCCCGCCGACACGCCGCGTCCGCAAGGGATCATTGCGCCGCACGCCGGTTATATGTACTCGGGGGAATGCGCTGCGACGGCGTATGCGCGCGTGCGCACCTTTGCTGCAAGTTATCGGACGGTGGTGATCGTGGCGCCGTCGCATCGGGCGCGCTTCGACTTTTCGTCGGTCTTCGATGGCGACGGGTATGAGACGCCGTTGGGCGTTGTGCCGGTAGCGCGGGAGCTGGTCGAAAAACTGCGCGGGAAGAGCGGTGTGGAGATTTCGGGAGCGGGTCATGTTGAGGGGGCGATGGCTGAGCATTCGCTGGAGGTGCAGTTGCCGTTCCTGCAGGCGGCATTAGGAGAGTTTCAGTTGCTGCCGATCGTCATGGGATATCAGACGCCGGCGATCACCGCTCGTTTGTCCGACGCGTTGGCGGAGATCATCGACCCGGAGTCGACCTTGCTGGTTGCCAGTTCCGATCTTTCGCACTTCCACAGTGCCGGGACGGCGGCGAAGCTTGATGGCCGGGTGATTGCAGCGGTTCAGGCGTTTGATCCGCAGGCGTTGATGGGGTTGATCGATTCGGGGAAGGCGGAAGCCTGCGGTTTCTGCCCGATCACGGCGGTGATGATGACCTGCTGGAAGTTAGGGGCGCGGACGGCGCGCGCGATTGAGTATCGGCATTCCGGGCAGGTGACGGGGGATAATGAGGAGGTGGTGGGGTATTTGGCGGCGGAGGTTTATTAATCCGGACATACAATACCCTCGATCAAAAGAAGTGTTTGGGACACAGTCGCTTTGATAAATCAACTTTTGTCGTAATTTTTCCGAAAAATTCTATTGACACCGGCGTTGCCGCGTATATATTGCGCGTCGCTGTTTGAGGGCGTGATGATTACGACCCCGCGAAGCGCGGGTCGTTTTTTTTCGATAGCACCTTGGCAGACGAGTGAATCTGAGCAAGCTGGCGCGGGTAGGATAAGCCGACAAGCGTAGCGAGTGGGGGGAGACGATTCACGGTGATCTTTGACTACGCGGGGATGTAGCTCAGTTGGGCGAGCGGCGGCTTTGCAAGCCGTAGGTCGTCGGTTCGAACCCGATCATCTCCAGGACGATAAAGGCGAAGAGCCTTTCGATAGAAGTGACAAGCTTACGTCTCTCCGGAATGGAGAGAGTCACGATCTTTGACAACCAAATATCAGAGCCGATGCGGATCAAACCGCATGAATACAGAGATCGAGCTTTTAGGATTTCGATCAAGTAATTAAGAGCATACGGCGGATGCCTTGGCACCAAGAGGCGATGAAGGACGTGGTAAGCTGCGATAAGCCCCGATTAGGAGCAAACATCCTTTGAGTCGGGGATTTCCCAATGAGGCAACTCGGCAGGGCAATACCCTGTCATCGCATACTGAATCCATAGGTATGCGCGGCGAACGGGGAGAACTGAAACATCTCAGTACCCCCAGGAAGAGAAAACAATAGTGATTTCCTGAGTAGCGGCGAGCGAACGGGAAAGAG
This window encodes:
- the amrB gene encoding AmmeMemoRadiSam system protein B, translating into MKATVRQACFAGSFYPGNARQLQADVTAMLDAAAVPADTPRPQGIIAPHAGYMYSGECAATAYARVRTFAASYRTVVIVAPSHRARFDFSSVFDGDGYETPLGVVPVARELVEKLRGKSGVEISGAGHVEGAMAEHSLEVQLPFLQAALGEFQLLPIVMGYQTPAITARLSDALAEIIDPESTLLVASSDLSHFHSAGTAAKLDGRVIAAVQAFDPQALMGLIDSGKAEACGFCPITAVMMTCWKLGARTARAIEYRHSGQVTGDNEEVVGYLAAEVY